The Chryseolinea soli genome contains a region encoding:
- a CDS encoding transglycosylase domain-containing protein, whose protein sequence is MKETTLQKVNRILLTQSPWFKKATKGIWILFLCIILGFPLYVLSVSINLFGLFGDMPSLKAIENPKNDLSSELISADGVSLGRYFRFNRSQVSYEQLSPDLVNTLLLSEDHRFYDHSGLDFRAYMRVIFGVLTFNSSSKGGGSTITQQLAKNLFSTRGEELDGPLMVGPLRILISKTKEWIISVKLEKNFTKQEIITMYLNTSDFSSNAYGIKVAAETYFNKQPSELNVQEAAVLVGMLQAPSFYNPKRNPKNALSKRNEVLFKLYNHGYIRSRETYDSLLKLPIHLEYAVQNQNEGLATYFRTVILNDLMAWCKEHGYDLWESGLKIHTTIDSRMQRYAEEAMAESMKPQQKTFDTHWKGKNPWIDEDWNEIKGFLDSRIKQTETYRNLVARYGAGSDSVKIMLKLKKPMTIFTWNGERDTLFSSMDSLNYYKRFLHAGFMSMDARTGAIKAWVGGINHKYFKYDHVRQGTRQPGSSFKPFVYGTALEAGYNPCLKLQDVSPTFKVPGGTWSPPNAEGDRGTGEWLTMRQAMAKSKNSITAQVLQRVGPENVVNFARRVGITSPLDAVPSLCLGVSDVSLYEIVGAYSTFVNSGIHTQPFYITQIEDKNGNVIENFVPKTRQAISEQTAYKMIYMLMGGVQEEGGTSRGLNFNLKTENEIGGKTGTTNNASDGWYMGITRDLVSGAWVGGDERSIHYKQWDLGQGSKTARPIWEKFMLKVYADASLEYKKGQFRRPAAKMDITFDCSSYELPPDDAGTPQEDWNPNNE, encoded by the coding sequence TTGAAAGAAACTACCCTGCAGAAAGTCAATAGAATCCTGCTTACCCAAAGTCCTTGGTTTAAAAAAGCTACAAAAGGCATCTGGATACTTTTCCTCTGTATCATCCTCGGTTTTCCACTCTACGTGCTCTCGGTGAGCATCAACCTGTTCGGCCTGTTTGGCGACATGCCCAGCCTGAAAGCCATTGAAAACCCCAAGAACGACTTGTCGTCTGAGTTGATTTCTGCCGATGGTGTTTCGTTGGGTCGTTATTTCCGGTTTAACCGCAGCCAGGTGAGCTACGAACAGCTGTCGCCGGATCTGGTGAACACCCTGTTGCTTTCGGAAGACCATCGTTTTTATGACCATTCCGGCCTGGATTTCCGCGCCTATATGCGGGTGATCTTCGGGGTGCTCACGTTCAACTCGTCTTCCAAGGGCGGTGGAAGCACCATCACCCAACAGCTGGCCAAAAACCTCTTCAGCACCCGCGGGGAGGAATTGGATGGACCTTTGATGGTGGGACCGCTGCGCATTCTCATCAGCAAGACCAAAGAATGGATCATCTCCGTGAAGCTCGAAAAGAACTTCACCAAACAGGAGATCATCACCATGTATCTCAACACAAGCGATTTCAGCAGCAATGCCTACGGCATCAAAGTGGCCGCCGAAACCTACTTCAACAAACAACCCTCCGAACTGAACGTCCAGGAAGCGGCGGTGCTGGTGGGTATGTTGCAGGCCCCTTCATTCTATAACCCCAAGCGCAATCCCAAGAATGCCCTGTCCAAAAGGAACGAGGTATTGTTTAAGTTATACAACCACGGCTACATCCGCTCGCGCGAAACTTACGATTCGTTGTTGAAGCTTCCCATCCACCTGGAGTATGCTGTGCAAAATCAAAACGAAGGGCTGGCCACCTATTTCCGTACCGTGATCCTGAACGATCTCATGGCGTGGTGCAAAGAGCACGGCTATGACCTATGGGAATCGGGATTAAAAATCCATACCACGATCGACAGCCGCATGCAACGCTATGCCGAAGAGGCCATGGCCGAAAGCATGAAGCCTCAGCAAAAGACATTCGACACCCATTGGAAAGGCAAGAACCCCTGGATCGACGAGGATTGGAATGAGATCAAGGGTTTTCTCGATTCGCGCATCAAACAAACGGAGACCTACCGGAACCTGGTGGCCCGCTATGGCGCAGGCAGCGACTCGGTGAAAATCATGCTGAAGTTGAAGAAACCCATGACCATCTTCACCTGGAACGGAGAGCGCGACACGCTGTTCAGCTCGATGGACTCGTTGAACTATTACAAGCGCTTCCTCCACGCCGGCTTTATGTCGATGGACGCCCGGACCGGTGCCATCAAAGCTTGGGTGGGCGGCATCAATCACAAATATTTCAAGTACGATCACGTTCGGCAGGGAACACGGCAGCCGGGTTCTTCTTTCAAACCGTTTGTGTATGGCACAGCGCTGGAAGCGGGTTACAATCCTTGTTTGAAATTGCAGGACGTATCTCCCACCTTCAAAGTCCCGGGTGGCACGTGGAGCCCGCCCAATGCGGAGGGCGATCGTGGAACGGGCGAATGGCTCACCATGCGGCAAGCCATGGCCAAATCGAAGAACTCCATCACGGCCCAGGTGCTGCAGCGCGTGGGCCCCGAGAATGTCGTGAACTTTGCGCGACGCGTGGGCATCACCAGCCCGCTGGATGCTGTGCCGTCGTTGTGCCTGGGGGTGAGCGACGTGTCGTTGTATGAGATCGTGGGCGCCTACAGCACCTTCGTGAACTCGGGCATTCACACGCAACCTTTCTACATCACACAGATCGAAGATAAAAACGGCAACGTGATCGAGAACTTTGTACCCAAAACGCGGCAAGCCATCAGTGAGCAAACGGCCTACAAGATGATCTACATGTTGATGGGCGGTGTGCAGGAAGAAGGCGGAACCTCGCGAGGACTAAACTTTAACCTCAAGACCGAAAACGAAATTGGAGGCAAAACAGGAACCACCAACAACGCCTCCGACGGCTGGTATATGGGCATCACGCGCGACCTGGTTTCGGGTGCCTGGGTGGGGGGCGATGAGCGCAGTATTCACTACAAACAATGGGATCTGGGGCAGGGCTCAAAAACAGCACGCCCCATCTGGGAAAAATTCATGTTGAAAGTGTATGCCGATGCATCGCTGGAATATAAAAAAGGACAGTTCAGAAGGCCGGCCGCCAAAATGGACATCACCTTCGACTGTAGCTCGTATGAGCTACCGCCCGACGATGCCGGAACGCCTCAGGAAGATTGGAACCCCAATAACGAATAA
- a CDS encoding tetratricopeptide repeat protein, with translation MRGPLFYILLVFILAVMTACSSDQKTLTSLAYHNTTAHFNGYYYAREEIRKVEKSVWSSMVDDYNRILRLYPALDSAQAKGYDKDIQEAIKMASLAIQRHPNSKWVDDSYLLVGKARFYSMDWGNAIQTFKFVNTKSLDLDTKHAAIIELVRTFTEHKEYNNAQAAIDFVQKGKLSKENKKNLLLAKAYFYQEQGDLDYMVRNLTEVTPLLRKKDRPGRIFFIVGQTYQKLGFESEAYNYYKRCLSTNPEYEVDFYARLYMAQVTEISRSKSVNAARKSFRKLLKDSKNKEFKDKIFYEMGVFELKQKNLTQALEDFNRSIREGNNKRIDGEAYLRLGEIYYDTLRKYELSQAYYDSAINALPKDYEGYDRIKARQSILDEFVKNLNTIKWQDSLLAMSALDSSTLRARIDSAFQAKKRLADSNESKKKKKRNRIEIVSNTNNVFSSGDDNGQQQEGDDATDWYFGNPSAMSLGQTEFKRIWGNIALEDNWRRSLRTSTATAARSASDGATPAATDQQAVPEPAASDPVAAEYTRVDKQIPRTDEQKKEALKKIEDAYFNLGDIYYFKLLEKDNAVTSYNTLLRRFPDTAYEPEILYKLYLIFKDVDAAKSESYASLLKTKYPNSDFAKILINPDYLKESSQTAEKQKELYKTGYDLYQNGEYRQALQALNQASEMGETSFSSNIELMKVILLGKTEDINQYQFALDQFIKAHPDDPLTTYAKKLLDASHTFQADQEKVKGIQYIRSFEEPHYFVLVHRRADNLSALVSGMLERFDEENFKELKLKTSNLVLNDEYVLTLVDELPRISWALEYKKTFNEKLSTLTELRNHKFHSFVITKDNFDIFYRTKGLDEYLQFFERNYPAESQ, from the coding sequence TTGAGAGGCCCCCTTTTTTATATACTGCTTGTCTTCATTCTGGCTGTCATGACGGCCTGTTCGTCTGACCAAAAGACCCTAACGTCCCTTGCCTATCACAACACAACGGCGCACTTCAACGGATATTACTACGCACGCGAAGAGATCAGGAAAGTTGAAAAGAGCGTCTGGAGCAGTATGGTCGATGACTACAACCGCATCCTGAGACTCTACCCCGCGCTGGACTCCGCTCAGGCCAAGGGTTATGACAAAGACATACAAGAAGCCATCAAGATGGCCTCGCTCGCCATCCAACGCCACCCCAACAGCAAGTGGGTCGACGACTCCTACCTGTTGGTGGGCAAGGCCCGGTTCTACAGCATGGACTGGGGCAATGCCATCCAGACCTTCAAGTTTGTGAACACCAAGAGCCTGGACCTCGACACAAAACACGCCGCCATCATCGAGCTGGTACGCACCTTCACCGAACACAAAGAATACAACAATGCACAAGCTGCGATCGACTTTGTGCAGAAAGGGAAACTGAGCAAGGAGAACAAGAAGAACCTGCTGTTGGCCAAAGCTTACTTCTACCAGGAACAGGGCGACCTTGACTATATGGTGAGAAATCTCACGGAGGTGACGCCCCTGCTCAGAAAGAAAGATCGTCCCGGCCGGATCTTTTTTATCGTCGGACAGACCTATCAAAAACTCGGCTTCGAATCAGAAGCGTACAATTACTATAAGCGCTGCCTGTCTACCAATCCCGAATACGAGGTAGACTTCTATGCACGCCTCTATATGGCACAGGTAACGGAAATATCGCGCAGCAAGAGTGTGAATGCGGCGCGCAAATCGTTCCGGAAACTTTTGAAGGATAGCAAGAACAAGGAATTCAAAGACAAGATCTTTTACGAGATGGGTGTTTTTGAATTGAAACAAAAAAATCTAACGCAGGCCCTGGAGGACTTTAACCGCTCGATCCGCGAGGGCAACAACAAAAGAATCGACGGCGAAGCTTACCTGAGGTTGGGAGAAATTTACTACGACACGCTGCGCAAATATGAACTCTCACAAGCCTACTACGATAGCGCCATCAATGCTCTGCCCAAAGACTATGAGGGCTACGATCGAATAAAGGCACGTCAAAGCATCCTGGATGAGTTCGTGAAGAACCTCAATACCATCAAATGGCAGGACAGCCTTTTGGCTATGTCAGCGCTGGACTCGTCTACCCTGCGCGCGCGCATCGACTCCGCCTTCCAGGCTAAGAAGCGTCTGGCCGATAGCAACGAGAGCAAGAAAAAGAAAAAGCGCAACCGCATAGAGATCGTCTCCAACACGAACAATGTTTTTTCCTCGGGCGATGACAACGGGCAACAACAAGAGGGCGACGACGCCACCGATTGGTATTTTGGCAATCCATCGGCCATGTCGCTGGGCCAAACCGAATTCAAACGCATCTGGGGTAACATCGCACTGGAAGACAACTGGCGACGGTCGCTGCGAACGTCCACCGCCACGGCAGCCCGCAGCGCCTCCGATGGTGCCACACCGGCCGCCACAGATCAACAAGCTGTGCCCGAGCCAGCCGCCAGCGATCCCGTTGCCGCCGAATACACGCGCGTAGACAAACAGATTCCACGCACCGACGAGCAGAAAAAGGAGGCTCTCAAAAAAATCGAGGATGCCTATTTTAACCTCGGCGATATCTACTATTTTAAATTGCTGGAAAAAGACAATGCCGTAACGTCATACAACACCTTGCTTCGCCGTTTCCCGGACACCGCATATGAGCCCGAAATATTATACAAGCTCTATCTGATCTTTAAAGACGTCGACGCCGCCAAATCCGAAAGCTATGCATCCTTGTTAAAGACAAAGTATCCGAATTCGGATTTCGCCAAGATCCTCATCAACCCCGACTATCTGAAGGAATCGAGTCAAACGGCCGAGAAGCAAAAAGAACTGTACAAAACAGGCTACGACCTTTATCAGAATGGCGAATACCGGCAGGCCCTGCAAGCCCTTAACCAGGCTTCGGAAATGGGCGAAACCTCATTTTCTTCCAACATCGAACTGATGAAGGTGATCCTGTTGGGAAAAACAGAAGACATCAACCAATATCAATTCGCCCTCGATCAGTTTATAAAAGCCCATCCCGACGATCCGCTGACGACCTACGCCAAGAAATTGCTGGATGCTTCGCACACCTTCCAGGCCGACCAGGAGAAAGTGAAGGGCATACAATACATCCGCTCGTTCGAAGAGCCGCACTATTTTGTGTTGGTTCACCGCAGGGCCGATAACCTCAGCGCGTTGGTGAGCGGTATGCTGGAGCGATTTGACGAGGAGAATTTCAAAGAGCTGAAATTGAAGACCAGCAACCTGGTCCTAAACGACGAATACGTCCTCACGTTGGTAGACGAATTGCCCCGCATCAGCTGGGCCTTGGAGTACAAGAAAACGTTCAACGAAAAGCTTTCCACACTCACCGAGTTAAGGAACCATAAATTCCATAGCTTTGTCATTACAAAAGACAATTTCGATATATTTTACCGAACAAAAGGTCTTGATGAATACCTCCAATTCTTTGAAAGAAACTACCCTGCAGAAAGTCAATAG
- a CDS encoding M23 family metallopeptidase, protein MKPKKTLSNWLTTRYQLVIRNEENFAEKTSMGFTYSKVILFSVILFTGLFTMSLFMSKTILAKWFDPKHEQMVLNRQLLELALKVDSLGLEVERKDQFIANFQRVLSGDTSNFEDPAKTLGSDQQPVAKPTDLKATPTDSVFRKDFEQSDMSLIALNSKYKELQETFFYSPITGFISDQYDVKKGHLGVDVVAKANEPIKCIADGTVVFSSWTQDSGYVIMVQHRGNLISTYKHNAQLLKKVGTFVNGGEIISIVGNSGELTNGPHLHFELWYNGNSLNPEEFVTF, encoded by the coding sequence TTGAAGCCGAAAAAAACATTATCGAACTGGTTGACCACCCGTTATCAACTCGTTATCCGCAACGAAGAGAACTTCGCCGAAAAAACGAGCATGGGTTTTACCTACTCGAAAGTAATTCTTTTTTCAGTGATTTTATTTACGGGCCTTTTCACGATGAGCCTGTTTATGTCCAAGACGATCCTGGCCAAATGGTTTGACCCCAAACACGAGCAGATGGTGCTGAACCGGCAGCTGCTCGAGCTGGCCCTGAAGGTGGATTCGCTGGGTCTGGAAGTGGAACGCAAGGACCAGTTCATCGCCAATTTTCAGCGCGTGCTGAGCGGCGACACCAGCAACTTTGAAGATCCCGCCAAGACCCTCGGGAGCGATCAACAGCCCGTAGCGAAGCCTACCGACTTAAAAGCCACTCCCACCGATTCGGTGTTTCGCAAAGACTTCGAGCAATCGGACATGTCGCTGATCGCGCTCAACTCGAAATACAAGGAATTGCAGGAGACGTTTTTCTACTCGCCCATCACCGGATTTATCTCCGACCAGTATGATGTGAAAAAGGGTCACCTTGGGGTGGACGTTGTGGCGAAGGCGAACGAACCCATCAAGTGCATCGCCGATGGCACGGTGGTTTTTTCATCGTGGACCCAGGATTCCGGTTATGTAATAATGGTGCAGCACCGCGGTAATTTGATCTCCACCTACAAGCACAATGCCCAACTCTTGAAAAAAGTTGGTACTTTTGTCAACGGAGGTGAAATTATCTCTATAGTTGGCAATAGCGGAGAGTTAACCAATGGCCCACACCTTCACTTCGAATTGTGGTATAACGGCAATTCTCTGAACCCCGAAGAATTTGTAACTTTTTAA
- a CDS encoding bactofilin family protein, translated as MLTSKEQKRAAEEISNSSNNIGKGTFLEGNIETYGNIRIEGKITGNVKSKSKVALGTSSQVQGNIIAQNADIEGEVKGKIEVTELLVLKATAVINGDIITGKMVVEPGAVFNGSCKMGAVIKDIKIGENGLNRAIPQQEVKNV; from the coding sequence ATGCTAACTTCTAAAGAACAAAAACGCGCAGCCGAAGAGATTAGCAACTCCAGCAACAACATCGGCAAAGGCACCTTTTTGGAGGGCAACATCGAAACGTACGGCAACATCCGCATCGAAGGAAAGATTACCGGCAACGTAAAGTCCAAATCCAAAGTGGCGCTGGGCACCTCTTCGCAGGTGCAGGGCAATATCATTGCTCAAAATGCCGACATCGAAGGCGAAGTGAAGGGAAAGATCGAGGTCACCGAATTGCTGGTGTTGAAAGCCACAGCCGTCATTAACGGTGACATCATCACCGGCAAGATGGTGGTTGAACCCGGGGCTGTTTTCAACGGCTCCTGCAAGATGGGCGCCGTGATCAAGGACATCAAAATCGGCGAAAATGGGCTTAACCGAGCCATCCCCCAACAAGAAGTTAAAAACGTATAA
- a CDS encoding AtpZ/AtpI family protein has product MGLTEPSPNKKLKTYNSYLKYSSLAIQLLVVIGVFGWLGHWLDLRLKLKMPAFMLLFGFVAFAGMMYQVYRSIKRDNP; this is encoded by the coding sequence ATGGGCTTAACCGAGCCATCCCCCAACAAGAAGTTAAAAACGTATAACAGCTATCTGAAATATAGCAGCCTGGCCATTCAACTCCTGGTAGTGATCGGCGTGTTTGGATGGCTGGGACATTGGCTGGACCTCCGGCTGAAACTCAAAATGCCCGCCTTCATGCTGTTGTTTGGATTTGTGGCGTTTGCGGGCATGATGTACCAGGTCTACCGGTCAATAAAACGCGACAATCCTTGA
- the atpB gene encoding F0F1 ATP synthase subunit A — translation MSVFLSLSKKFSVALIVLLAAFSPALSATDEAQVHELQEEPTASEHGFNASEVIIHHVLDDHIWHLWDHGGTIYLPVIVYSEKGLNIFSSHNLYDEHHNKVEYNGYKLDELGHIVLNGKSVLDLSITKNVAMLLINAALLLLVFMAVAKGYKKNLGKAPSGIQSFMEPVIVFVRDEIVKPNIGKHYEKYLPYMLTLFFFILFGNFLGLLPGAGNLTGNIAVTMTLAVLTFLITNIKGNKDYWAHIFWTPGVPLPLRLIILPVEIVGIFTKPISLTIRLFVAITAGHIVLLSLICLAFIFKSVWVGAGSTVMVLFISLIELLVAGIQAYVFTLFSSLYIGMSTAEHEHH, via the coding sequence ATGAGCGTATTTTTGAGTCTTTCCAAGAAATTTTCTGTTGCCCTCATCGTACTGCTCGCCGCCTTTTCGCCGGCCCTTTCTGCGACCGATGAAGCCCAGGTACACGAGCTGCAGGAAGAGCCTACCGCTTCCGAACACGGGTTCAATGCCAGCGAGGTGATTATCCACCACGTGCTGGATGATCATATTTGGCATTTGTGGGATCATGGCGGCACCATCTACCTGCCGGTGATCGTCTATTCTGAAAAAGGCCTGAATATCTTTTCTTCGCACAACCTTTACGACGAGCATCATAACAAAGTAGAATATAACGGCTACAAACTTGACGAACTGGGGCACATCGTGCTGAACGGTAAGTCTGTGCTGGATCTTTCCATAACCAAGAACGTGGCCATGCTGCTCATCAACGCGGCGTTGTTGTTGTTGGTGTTCATGGCGGTTGCAAAAGGCTATAAAAAGAACCTTGGTAAAGCCCCCAGCGGTATCCAATCGTTCATGGAGCCGGTGATCGTTTTTGTGCGCGATGAGATCGTGAAGCCCAACATCGGCAAACACTATGAAAAGTACTTGCCCTACATGTTGACGCTGTTCTTCTTCATCCTCTTCGGAAACTTCCTCGGCTTGTTGCCGGGTGCAGGGAACCTGACGGGTAATATCGCGGTCACCATGACCTTGGCCGTACTCACCTTCCTCATCACGAACATCAAAGGGAACAAAGATTATTGGGCGCACATTTTCTGGACGCCTGGTGTGCCGCTGCCCCTTCGCTTGATCATTTTGCCAGTTGAAATTGTAGGCATCTTTACAAAACCCATTTCGCTGACCATCCGTCTTTTTGTGGCCATCACCGCAGGACACATTGTATTGCTGAGCTTGATCTGCCTCGCGTTCATTTTCAAGAGCGTGTGGGTAGGCGCGGGATCGACCGTGATGGTATTGTTTATTAGTTTGATTGAATTGCTGGTTGCAGGTATACAAGCTTATGTGTTCACGTTGTTCTCTTCGTTGTACATCGGCATGTCCACCGCAGAACATGAACATCATTAA
- the atpE gene encoding ATP synthase F0 subunit C, with product MLLALLLDISYAIMGAGIGAGLAAIGAGIGIGRIGGSAMEGMARQPEASGKIQGAMLIIAALIEVAALFALVICLLISQRAA from the coding sequence ATGCTATTAGCTCTTTTATTGGACATCAGCTATGCGATCATGGGTGCAGGTATCGGTGCTGGTCTGGCTGCAATTGGCGCTGGAATTGGTATCGGCCGCATTGGTGGTTCGGCCATGGAAGGTATGGCACGTCAGCCGGAGGCTTCTGGAAAGATCCAGGGCGCCATGCTGATCATCGCCGCCCTTATTGAAGTGGCTGCCCTCTTTGCGCTCGTAATTTGCTTGCTGATCTCTCAGCGCGCAGCGTAA
- the atpF gene encoding F0F1 ATP synthase subunit B: protein MELLTPGTGLIIWQLIIFVLLFLLLSKLAWKPILSSLKEREKSIQDALDTAENTRAEIAKLKADNANLLREARDERDKMLRDAREAGNRLKEEAQIAAKKTADKIIEDARAAINVEKQAAMKDIRIQVSNFSLEIAEKLLKKNLSDDSSQKALVDTYLKDLKIN, encoded by the coding sequence ATGGAACTTCTTACCCCCGGCACCGGCCTCATCATTTGGCAACTTATCATTTTCGTGCTGTTGTTTTTACTGTTGTCAAAACTGGCATGGAAACCCATTCTGTCATCGCTGAAAGAAAGAGAGAAATCCATCCAGGATGCTCTTGACACTGCCGAGAACACGCGTGCCGAGATCGCCAAGCTCAAAGCCGACAATGCGAACCTGCTGAGGGAAGCCCGCGACGAACGCGACAAAATGTTGCGCGACGCCCGCGAAGCCGGCAACCGTTTGAAAGAGGAAGCGCAGATCGCCGCCAAAAAAACGGCCGACAAGATCATCGAAGATGCCCGCGCGGCCATCAACGTCGAAAAACAGGCGGCCATGAAAGACATCCGGATCCAGGTTTCCAATTTTTCGTTGGAGATCGCCGAAAAACTATTGAAGAAAAACCTTTCCGACGATTCGTCGCAAAAGGCGTTGGTGGATACCTATCTCAAAGATCTAAAGATCAACTAA
- the atpH gene encoding ATP synthase F1 subunit delta, which produces MADSRAASRYVKSLLGLAVEKNALEAVHTDMQLLSKICNENRAFELMLTNPIIKHDKKRDILEKLFQGKMNALTLSILDILTRKNREPLLPAIAREFHTAYNVYKGIGKASITTAIPLDAKLRGEFETIVKQLTEKKQVELTEKVDKDMIGGFVLNVGDRQIDASIKNKLKALKVNFSYNPYIKEF; this is translated from the coding sequence ATGGCAGACTCAAGAGCAGCGTCACGCTACGTAAAGTCTCTGCTGGGCCTCGCCGTAGAGAAGAATGCACTGGAAGCCGTGCACACCGACATGCAATTGCTGTCGAAGATTTGTAATGAGAACCGGGCATTCGAATTGATGCTCACCAATCCCATTATCAAACACGACAAGAAGAGAGACATCCTGGAAAAGTTGTTCCAAGGCAAAATGAATGCCCTCACACTTTCCATCCTCGACATCCTCACCCGCAAGAACCGTGAACCCCTGTTGCCCGCCATAGCCCGTGAATTTCACACGGCCTACAACGTATACAAAGGCATCGGCAAAGCGAGCATCACCACGGCCATTCCGCTGGACGCTAAGTTGCGCGGCGAGTTCGAAACCATCGTGAAACAACTGACCGAAAAGAAACAAGTCGAGCTCACCGAGAAAGTAGACAAAGACATGATCGGTGGCTTTGTGCTCAACGTTGGCGACCGTCAGATCGACGCTTCCATCAAGAACAAGTTGAAGGCGCTGAAAGTGAATTTTAGTTATAACCCCTACATAAAAGAATTTTAA
- the atpA gene encoding F0F1 ATP synthase subunit alpha: protein MAEIRPEEVSAILREQLSQSRTEAELEEVGTVLTVGDGVARIYGLTQAQAGELLEFETGLKALVLNLEEDNVGAVLLGESKGIKEGDTVKRTGKIASVNVGDGMLGRVVDTLGQPIDGKGPLSGKLYEMPLERKAPGVIFRQPVNEPLQTGIKAIDSMIPVGRGQRELIIGDRQTGKTAVALDTIVNQKEFYEKGQPVYCIYVAIGQKASTVASVASALEKAGALPYTVIVSASAADPAPMQFFAPFTGAAIGEFFRDTGRPALVIYDDLSKQAVAYREVSLLLRRPPGREAYPGDVFYLHSRLLERAAKIINNDAIAQNMNDLPASIKGLVKGGGSLTALPIIETQAGDVSAYIPTNVISITDGQIFLETNLFNSGIRPAINVGISVSRVGGSAQIKSMKKVAGTLKLDQAQFRELEAFAKFGSDLDAATKLTIERGRRNTEILKQDQYAPVPVEEQVAIITASTRGFMDQVPVNKVKQFEKEFLDLLRAQNRGLLDNLRAGKFEDADVAIIKKTAQDLASKYAA from the coding sequence ATGGCAGAGATCAGACCAGAAGAAGTATCAGCAATATTGCGCGAGCAACTTTCCCAATCCCGCACCGAAGCCGAACTCGAAGAAGTGGGCACCGTTCTCACCGTGGGCGATGGTGTGGCCCGTATCTACGGCCTTACACAGGCACAAGCCGGCGAGTTGCTGGAGTTTGAGACCGGCCTGAAAGCGCTGGTGCTTAACCTCGAAGAAGACAACGTAGGCGCCGTGTTGCTGGGCGAGTCCAAAGGCATCAAGGAAGGCGACACCGTGAAACGCACCGGCAAGATCGCCTCCGTGAATGTAGGCGACGGCATGTTGGGTCGCGTAGTGGATACACTCGGTCAGCCCATCGACGGCAAAGGCCCGTTGAGCGGCAAGCTGTATGAAATGCCACTCGAGCGCAAAGCTCCCGGGGTTATCTTCCGTCAGCCCGTGAACGAACCGCTGCAAACCGGTATCAAGGCCATCGACTCCATGATCCCTGTAGGTCGCGGTCAACGCGAGCTCATCATCGGCGACCGTCAGACCGGCAAGACGGCTGTGGCGCTTGACACGATCGTGAACCAAAAAGAATTTTACGAAAAAGGTCAACCTGTATATTGTATCTACGTGGCCATCGGACAGAAGGCTTCTACCGTAGCTTCCGTAGCTTCGGCTTTGGAGAAAGCAGGTGCTCTTCCTTATACTGTGATTGTATCTGCGTCGGCTGCAGATCCCGCACCTATGCAATTCTTCGCTCCCTTTACCGGTGCAGCGATTGGCGAATTCTTCCGCGACACCGGCCGCCCTGCGCTGGTGATCTACGATGACTTGTCGAAACAAGCTGTTGCCTACCGCGAAGTGTCCCTCTTGTTGAGAAGACCTCCTGGACGCGAAGCTTATCCTGGCGATGTGTTCTACCTCCACTCCCGTTTGCTGGAGCGGGCGGCGAAGATCATCAACAACGACGCCATCGCGCAGAACATGAACGACCTGCCTGCTTCCATCAAAGGATTGGTGAAAGGCGGCGGATCGCTGACCGCGCTACCCATCATTGAAACACAGGCCGGCGACGTGTCTGCTTATATTCCCACGAACGTGATCTCCATCACCGATGGTCAGATCTTCCTGGAAACAAACCTTTTCAACTCCGGTATCCGTCCGGCGATCAACGTAGGTATCTCGGTATCGCGCGTAGGTGGTTCGGCACAGATCAAGTCGATGAAGAAAGTAGCCGGCACGTTGAAGTTGGATCAAGCCCAATTCCGCGAACTCGAAGCTTTTGCGAAATTCGGTTCCGACCTGGATGCGGCTACGAAACTTACGATCGAACGCGGTCGCAGAAACACGGAGATCTTGAAACAAGATCAATATGCTCCCGTGCCGGTGGAAGAGCAAGTGGCCATCATCACGGCGTCGACCCGTGGTTTTATGGATCAAGTTCCCGTGAACAAAGTGAAGCAGTTTGAGAAAGAATTCCTCGACCTGCTCCGCGCCCAGAACCGCGGCTTGCTGGACAACCTGCGCGCCGGCAAATTTGAAGATGCCGATGTGGCCATCATCAAGAAAACGGCTCAGGACCTTGCATCCAAATACGCTGCTTAA